A stretch of DNA from Diospyros lotus cultivar Yz01 chromosome 14, ASM1463336v1, whole genome shotgun sequence:
TTTTTAGAAGCCCAAATAAAACTGGCCGCCGCAAGCAATCTTAAAAAAGCCCAccaccagcagcagcagcagcagtaaTTGGGTCATAGATTTTAAAAAGCCCAAATAACTCAAAGCCATGTTACAACATCTAGGAGAGGCTAAGGCAAGGAGATCTTACTGCTACAGAAGatcaaaaaagaaattcattACCTTGTCCGATTTCCCAAATTGATATGCCTACTACTGCACCCCCATGAACGAGCTTCCTCTAGCCGCATTGAAATTGACAACAGTGACGGCTAAAACAGCACTACATGCTTGACACGCTTATTGTCAGTGTATACAAAAGAAAATGCTCCGCGCTGCTCTTCTCCCACTGAATAGAAGAAGGCCTGTGCTGTTCCAACAAAGACAAATAATCGAAGAAGGCCTGTGCATTAATATAGTAGTGAAGTCCTTTAATGCAGGAGAGTATTATTATACAGACAAAGAAGCAGCGATGCACTGACAAGATACAAGATGGTTTATTCTAGAATATGAGAGAGATCCTAAGAAGTCCATCTCCTGCTTTCTCTAATGACGTAGAACTGGGACCTAAAGGATTCAAGATGCTTTGGAAATCACAAATCATCGTGCCTTGTTTTATCACCAAGAATTTACATAGGAATTTGTAAATTGTAATCCTGCCTCCCAACCCTCTAACTTAGTTTCTTTAATCCAATTCTTCCGTCATCTGGTCCCATTAATCACTGAACACATGGTGCAAAAGGTAGGTAGGTTAATACCAAGCAGTATATATCATTAAGAGATGAACCAAAGTAACATTACCTTCGGAGAGGATGAAGTCATTGCCATAGAAATTGATACCAATAAATATCTTGTGGGCCAGGCTAGAAGTACCCGTACCGGAGGGACCAAGGAGTAGCTGTAAAGTAGAACGGATCCACTTCAGAGGTGCATGCTGCGGCCCTGAGAAGTCATAGGTCATAAGCGAAAAACCATCCACTGCATCACTCAAGCTTTTAAGATCCTCTTGCCCAAAGTCAATACTCTTGAAGTTTCTCCGAATATAGTGGACCTGTAACATGAACCAGTTGCAAGTGTTGCCTACTCTCCCTCCCTCTTCAAGCTCACAGCATGCAGTGCTTGGCCAAGTTGCCTAATGAACTGAAGTGCTTGTCTTGCAAAGCAGAAAAAGACTCCACAAGATTCACATATATTAGGATGTAAAAGCATTTGGGTTGTAAAGGAAAATGTTGGGTTACAATggtaaagatgaagaaaatgaacagaATTCATTCACGCTTAAGATACACAAATGGTAAATAAACTTTTGTATTACGTATAATTAGAGAGATAGTATCATCACTAGAAAAAGGTATTACAGAAACAAGATTGTTTCTtgttttgcaaaattttatggCGGTATAATACaattaagaaattaagaatGGCTAGTTAAATAGATATTCATGA
This window harbors:
- the LOC127790976 gene encoding uncharacterized protein LOC127790976, with the translated sequence MLQVHYIRRNFKSIDFGQEDLKSLSDAVDGFSLMTYDFSGPQHAPLKWIRSTLQLLLGPSGTGTSSLAHKIFIGINFYGNDFILSEGLLRLFVFVGTAQAFFYSVGEEQRGAFSFVYTDNKRVKHVVLF